GCGGCGCGCACGCGGGCCGCGCCGAGCTTGCCGTCCGAGCCCATGCCGGTGAGGACGACGGCCAGGACGGCACCGTCGTAGGCGTCCACCACGGAGCGGAACAGCGGGTCGACGGCGGGGCGGCAGAAGTTCTCCGGCGGGTCCTGCGTCAGCACGGTGCGCTTCTCGCGGTCCACGGTCTTCACCGTGAGGTGCCAGTCACCGGGGGCGAGGTGCACGGTGCCGGGCCGCAGCACGGTCCCCGCGGTCGCCTCGACCACGTCGAGCGCGCACAGCCGGTCCAGGCGCGCGGCGAACTGCGTGGTGAACAGCGGCGGCATGTGCTGCACGAGGAGCACCGGCACGGGGAGGTCGCGGGGCAGCCGCGGCAGGACGCTCGTGAGCGCCTCGGGACCGCCGGTGGAGGAACCGATGACCAGGACCGACGCCTGGCGGGGCGGGACCGTGCGCGGCCCGGGGACCACTGGGGCGGCGGCGCTGCCCCCGGGGACGGCGGCGAGGTCCGCGGCGCGCGGCACGGCGGCCGTCTGCGCGGGGGTGGGGGTGCGACCGGTCAGGGCCAGCAGCTTGGGCAGCAGCTGCTCGCGCACCTGCGCCATGGACGCCTGCACGGAGCCGACGTTGGCGGGCTTGGTGACGTAGTCGGACGCGCCGGCGGTCAGCGCCTCGAGGGTCGCGGCGGCGCCGCGGTCCGTCAGGGTGCTGAACATGATGATGGGCAGGCGGCGCTCGGTCTTGCGGATCTCGCGGACCGCCTCGATGCCGTTCATCTCGGGCATCTCGATGTCCATGGTCACCGCGTCCGGACGCAGCGCTGCGATCTTGCCGAGGGCGAGCCGGCCGTTGGACGCGGTGCCGACCACCTCGACCTGCGGGTCCCCCGACAGGCAGTCGGTGACGATCTTGCGGACGACGACGGAGTCATCGACGACGAGCACCCTGATCGGCTGCACCGACGGCCTCCCTGACTCGAGCGCACCTGCGCTGGTGCGCGGCGTACTCAGGGGATCGGCGGTCGGGGGCGGTGGGTTGAGCGGCTAGTGGTGGAGACCTCGCGGGGGGACGGCTGTTGCCCCGTTCAGCCCACTGCCTCGCGGGCGGCAGGCCTGCGACCTGCGGTTCAGCAGCCGGCCAGGGTGCGCCCGGTGACGGCGGCCCACGGCTGGGCGAGCAGCTCGAGGGACTCCGAGCCCAGCAGGTCGGCCACGAGGACGCCCTGCACGCAGCCGGCCACGGCGTTCCAGACGCCCGTGGCGCCGTCGTCGACGCCGAACCCGCCGTCCAGGAAGGCCTGCACGGCCAGCATCTGCGCGGCCGCGGCGGCCTCGGTGCGACCCGACGCGTGGGCGGCCCAGCACGCGTCGTGCATGGCCTCCGACCACGACCGGCCCGGGGCCCCGTCGACGGAGCCACCGCCGCCGGGCGCCAGGCGGGCCTGAGCGGCCAGGCGGGAGGCGTCCACGGCCGCGCGCCACCGGCGGCGGCCCTCGGCGTCGGTGCTGCGCAGGCCGGACAGGACCTCGGACAGCGCCGGTCCCCACGGCGTGCGAGGGTCCGGGGCGAGGTCGAAGGTGCCGGGCACCGAGCCCGCCACGGCGCGCTCGTACGGCTCGGACAGGCGCCGGCGCAGGGAGCGGGGCAGCTCACGGGCGGCGTAGGCGGCCACGGCGGCGTCGGCCAGCACGTCGGCTGCCAGGGCGCGGTCCACGGCTCCCCCGTCGGTGAGGTCGTCGTCCACCGGACCGTCGACGGGGCCGTCCGCAGCGCCGACGACGGCGAGGGCCTCGCTGCGCACGAGCCGCTCGAAGGCGGCGGCGCTGCCGACCATCGCCGAGCGCAGCTGCTCGGCCAGAGCGGCGAGCCGCTCGTGCTCTCCGGAGGCGACGGCGTCCGCCGTGGTCGAGGAGTGCTGCAGGCGCGGTCCCTGCGCGGCCATCTCGCGGGCCCGCACGGACTCCTGGGCGCACAGCAGCGGGTCGGCCGAGGGGTCGGAGGTGCGCAGCGGGTGGTGCGCGGCGAGCAGTGCCCACTCCGCGGGTCCGCTGCGCAGGGCCGAGACCACCACGCCGGCCGCCTGGCGGCCGCCAGGCAGCCGGACCAGGTCGTAGCCGAGGGTGGCGGCGCTGGTCAGGGTGTACGGCACCGGCCCAGGGTGCATCGCTCAGCGTGACGACGCGAACCCCGCTCACCCATCCGCCGTAGCGGAGGGTGAGCGGGGTTCGGCGCTGGGTGTCCGATCCGGGCGCTTTGCGGCGTCCGGACCGCGACGGGTGGCGCCCGACCGGGTGTCGGCCGGTGTCAGCCCGTGACGGCGCGGTTGACGTCGAGGGCCAGCAGCAGCCGTCCCTCGGTCTTGTACGCCCCGCGGATGAGGTCGCGGACCTCGCCGTCCAGGGTGTCGGGGACCGGCTCGAAGCTGCGGTCGTCCAGCTCGACGACGTCGGCGATGGAGTCGACCAGCAGGCTGATGGACTCCCCGTGCAGGCGGACCACGATGTTCACCGCGTCCTGGCCCTCCGGGCGCGCCGGCATCGACAGCCGCGCCCGCAGGTCGATGGCGGTGACCACCTCGCCGCGCAGGTTGATGAGGCCGGCGATGGCGGCGCTGTGCAGCGGCACCCGCGTGACCTTCTGGGCCCGCAGCACCTCCTGCACCTGTTCCACCTCGAGGCCGTACAGGGCCCCTGCCAGCTCGAACGTCAGCATCCGCGTGGCCACGGCGGTGGTCGGGCGGGTGGCTGTCCTGGTGCTCACGTCAGACCTCCACGGACTCGGTCAGGCCCTCGACGCCCACGGCGTCGTCGAGGATGCGGGAGAAGAACGCCGGGTCGGCGGTGAGGATCGCGGCGCGGACGTCGAGCATCTCCGTGACGCGGTCCGCGATGACGGCCGAGCCCAGCAGGCCGTGGTCGTCGATGTCGGACAGCACCGAGGCGCTGGAGCCGTCCACCACGTCCAGGATCGACTCGACCACGATGGCGACGCTGCGGCCGCCCTGGCGCGGGTCGGCGTACACGACCACCTCGAGGTCGGTGCGGTCGGACTCGGCGTAGGCGCCGAGGTAGCGGTCCAGGCGCACGATCGGGAGGATCTCCCCGCGGTACTGGACCACCTCGCGCGACCCGACGGTCTCCACGCTGCTGGCGGCGATGCGCTCCAGGCGGGTGACCATGTCGAGCGGGATCGCCACCTGGCGGCCACCGCCGATGCCGGCGACGAGCAGGCGCTCGCCGGTGCCGGCAGCGGCCTCGGTGCGGTCGTCGCGCAGGCTCTCGAGGCGCTCGGCCGCCACGCCGCGCAGGGCGCGGCGCGCGAGGGACTGCACGTCGAGGATGAGCGCGACGGCGCCGTCGCCCAGGATCGTGGCGCCGGAGAACAGGCCCACGGCCTTGAGCTGGTTGCCCAGCGCCTTGACCACGATCTCCTCGGTGTTGAGCACCCGGTCGACCACGAGGCCGAAGCGGCGCCCCTCGGAGGCGAGGACGGCGATGGTGATCCGCTCGCCCGCGCCGTCGGCGCGCACGCTCGGCGTGACGCCGAGGACGTCGGCGAGGTTGACCAGCGGGAGCAGCTCCCCGCGCAGGCGGTAGACGGGAGCGCCGCCGACCTCCTCCAGCAGGCCCGGGTCGGACTCGACGTCCAGCGCCACGAGCTCCTGGAGGTTGACGCGCGGGATGGCGTACTGCTCGGTGCCGGAGACCACGGTCAGCGCCGGCATGATCGCCAGCGTCAGCGGGATCCGCAGGCGGCAGGTGGTGCCGCGGCCCGGGACGGACTCGACCTCGATGGTCCCGCCGATGGCCTCGACGTTGGTCTTGACCACGTCCATGCCCACACCGCGCCCGGAGACGTTGGTGACGGCGGCGGCCGTGGAGAAGCCGGGCGCGAAGATCAGCTGGAGGACGTCGGCCGGGGCCATGCGGTCCAGCACGTCCTGGGTGATGACGCCCTTGCGGACGGCCGAGGCGCCGATGACGGCGGGGTCGATGCCCTTGCCGTCGTCGGAGACCTCCACGACCACCTGGCCGCTCTCGTGGCGGGCCGCGAGCCGCAGCACGCCCTCGCGGGGCTTGCCGGCGGCGACGCGGTCGGCCGGCGCCTCGATGCCGTGGTCCACCGCGTTGCGCACCAGGTGCGTCAGCGGGTCCTTGACGGCCTCCAGGAGCGTGCGGTCGAGCTCGGTCTCGCGGCCCACCATGTCGAGGCGGACCTGGCGGCCGCACTGGGCGCCCAGGTCGCGCACGACGCGGGGCAGCTTGGCCCACAGCGCGTCGATGGGCTGCATGCGCGTCTTCATGACGCCCTCCTGCAGCTCACCGGCGATGAGGTTGAGGCGCTGGGCGGCGCGGGTGAGCTCCAGGTCGTCCGTGAGGGCGGCCACCTGGCGCAGGATCTGGTTGCGGGCCAGCACCAGCTCACCGGTGAGGCGCATGAGGTCGTCGAGCACGTCGACGTCCACGCGGATCGAGGAGTCCGCCGCGCTGCGGCGGTGCTCGCCGTCGTTCGCGGCGGCCTTGGCCGGTGCGGCGGCGGCCGCGGGAGCCTTGGCCGGGGTCGCGGCGGCGGTCATAGGGACCTCTACGACCTCGGCGACCGGCTCGGCCTCGTCGTCGGCGTGCTGGTCGGCCGGCTCGTCGGCGTGCGCGTCGGCGTGCGCGTCGGCGTGCGCGTCGACACCGTCCTGGACCGGCTCCTCAGCGACAGGAGCGGCCTCGGCCACCGGAGCAGCCTCAGCGACAGGAGCGGGCTCGGCGACCGGGGCGGCAGCGGCGCGGCCGCGCTTGGCCGGGGCCTTCTCCACGGCGGGAGCGGCCGCGGGGGCCGCGGCGGCCGGAGCCGCCGGAGCGGCGGTGCCGTCGAGCACGGCCTTGATCTGCGCCACCGTCGGCTCGACGTCGAGGTCGCCCTCGGACCCGCTGTCCTCGAGGCTGCCGAGCAGCCCGCGGATGGTGTCGACCATGGCCAGCAGCGCGTCGGCCGTGGCCGGCTCCATGACCATCACGCCGTCGCGCAGCTTGGCGAGGAGGTTCTCGCCCACGTGCGCGACGCTCTCGAGCTTGCTCAGCGCGAGGAACCCGCTGGTGCCCTTGATGGTGTGGATGGTGCGGAACACGCTCGCCAGCAGCTCGCGCGATCCGGGCGCCTGCTCGAGCGCCACCAGGTCCCTGTCGAGCTGGTCGAGGTTCTCGTAGCTCTCGACGAGGAACTCGCCGATGATCTCATCCATGCCGTCCACGCGGCTGCCTCCTGGTCCTGGTGACTGATCGGTCGGGGTAGGGGTCAGAGCCGGAA
The Quadrisphaera sp. RL12-1S DNA segment above includes these coding regions:
- a CDS encoding protein-glutamate methylesterase/protein-glutamine glutaminase, producing the protein MQPIRVLVVDDSVVVRKIVTDCLSGDPQVEVVGTASNGRLALGKIAALRPDAVTMDIEMPEMNGIEAVREIRKTERRLPIIMFSTLTDRGAAATLEALTAGASDYVTKPANVGSVQASMAQVREQLLPKLLALTGRTPTPAQTAAVPRAADLAAVPGGSAAAPVVPGPRTVPPRQASVLVIGSSTGGPEALTSVLPRLPRDLPVPVLLVQHMPPLFTTQFAARLDRLCALDVVEATAGTVLRPGTVHLAPGDWHLTVKTVDREKRTVLTQDPPENFCRPAVDPLFRSVVDAYDGAVLAVVLTGMGSDGKLGAARVRAAGGYVIAQDKATSVVWGMPGAVTTSGSADEVLPLGSIADAVLRRLPRGSGVQRAAAPEPAAAVPAARPATGPSLAPAASPAFHRPPAPHTARPTLFGGAR
- a CDS encoding chemotaxis protein CheW; protein product: MLTFELAGALYGLEVEQVQEVLRAQKVTRVPLHSAAIAGLINLRGEVVTAIDLRARLSMPARPEGQDAVNIVVRLHGESISLLVDSIADVVELDDRSFEPVPDTLDGEVRDLIRGAYKTEGRLLLALDVNRAVTG
- a CDS encoding chemotaxis protein CheA, which codes for MDGMDEIIGEFLVESYENLDQLDRDLVALEQAPGSRELLASVFRTIHTIKGTSGFLALSKLESVAHVGENLLAKLRDGVMVMEPATADALLAMVDTIRGLLGSLEDSGSEGDLDVEPTVAQIKAVLDGTAAPAAPAAAAPAAAPAVEKAPAKRGRAAAAPVAEPAPVAEAAPVAEAAPVAEEPVQDGVDAHADAHADAHADEPADQHADDEAEPVAEVVEVPMTAAATPAKAPAAAAAPAKAAANDGEHRRSAADSSIRVDVDVLDDLMRLTGELVLARNQILRQVAALTDDLELTRAAQRLNLIAGELQEGVMKTRMQPIDALWAKLPRVVRDLGAQCGRQVRLDMVGRETELDRTLLEAVKDPLTHLVRNAVDHGIEAPADRVAAGKPREGVLRLAARHESGQVVVEVSDDGKGIDPAVIGASAVRKGVITQDVLDRMAPADVLQLIFAPGFSTAAAVTNVSGRGVGMDVVKTNVEAIGGTIEVESVPGRGTTCRLRIPLTLAIMPALTVVSGTEQYAIPRVNLQELVALDVESDPGLLEEVGGAPVYRLRGELLPLVNLADVLGVTPSVRADGAGERITIAVLASEGRRFGLVVDRVLNTEEIVVKALGNQLKAVGLFSGATILGDGAVALILDVQSLARRALRGVAAERLESLRDDRTEAAAGTGERLLVAGIGGGRQVAIPLDMVTRLERIAASSVETVGSREVVQYRGEILPIVRLDRYLGAYAESDRTDLEVVVYADPRQGGRSVAIVVESILDVVDGSSASVLSDIDDHGLLGSAVIADRVTEMLDVRAAILTADPAFFSRILDDAVGVEGLTESVEV